One genomic segment of Devosia sp. includes these proteins:
- a CDS encoding ABC transporter permease, which yields MGVFAYVAKRFGLYLAVLFIGLTITFLLPRFLPINPVDGYIGQIQSRANGTLTPEAIAEMRVNLEQLYGLEGDIFTQYLAYLKRVVIDFDFGPSFTYYPAEVSTMITTALPWTLGLLLTATIIAWLLGNMVGLVAGYFHKKRAASILEFVGILLYPIPYYILAVSVLLLLAYIFPIFPLSPTFPVGEMTWPKVGMIIYNSLLPAITLVLAGFGWNILSMKALAVATTEEPYVTYARLKGTSNWTRMTRYVFRNALLPQVTALALSLGMIFNGALLTEIIFSYPGIGLIMRTAATGGDYNVLYGAITLSILAVATAGLVIDLIYPLLDPRIRHK from the coding sequence ATGGGTGTCTTCGCCTATGTCGCCAAGCGGTTCGGCCTTTACCTCGCCGTCCTGTTCATTGGCCTGACGATCACTTTCCTGCTGCCGCGCTTCCTGCCGATCAATCCGGTGGATGGCTATATCGGGCAGATCCAGAGCCGCGCCAACGGCACGCTTACGCCTGAGGCCATTGCAGAAATGCGGGTCAATCTCGAGCAGCTTTACGGCCTTGAGGGCGACATCTTCACCCAGTACCTGGCCTATCTGAAGCGAGTGGTGATCGACTTCGATTTTGGCCCGTCCTTTACCTACTATCCCGCAGAAGTCTCGACCATGATCACCACGGCCCTTCCGTGGACGCTGGGGCTGTTGCTGACGGCGACGATCATCGCCTGGTTGCTCGGCAATATGGTGGGGCTGGTGGCTGGCTACTTCCACAAGAAGCGGGCGGCCTCGATCCTGGAATTCGTCGGCATTCTCCTCTACCCGATCCCCTATTACATCCTGGCCGTGTCTGTGCTGCTGCTGCTGGCCTATATCTTTCCGATCTTTCCGCTGTCACCGACCTTTCCTGTTGGCGAGATGACCTGGCCCAAGGTCGGCATGATCATCTACAATTCCCTTTTGCCGGCGATTACGCTGGTACTGGCCGGGTTCGGCTGGAACATCCTGTCGATGAAGGCTTTGGCGGTGGCGACCACCGAAGAGCCCTATGTGACCTATGCCCGGCTCAAGGGCACCTCCAACTGGACGCGGATGACACGCTATGTGTTCCGCAATGCGCTGCTGCCGCAGGTTACGGCCCTGGCCCTGTCGCTGGGCATGATCTTCAACGGCGCCCTGCTGACCGAGATCATTTTCTCCTATCCGGGCATCGGCCTCATCATGCGCACGGCCGCCACGGGCGGTGACTACAACGTGCTCTACGGCGCCATCACGCTCTCGATCCTGGCCGTCGCCACCGCAGGACTGGTCATCGACCTCATCTATCCTCTCCTTGATCCGCGGATTCGCCACAAATGA